The region GCACCCGTTTCTCGCGAGCGACAGAGAGCCTGTCGGCCTCGGCTGTTTACAACGCCTCGTCGAACGCCGCCTGCAGGTCCGCCTTCATGTCGTCGATATGCTCGATGCCGACGCTGACGCGGATGAGGCCGTCGGTCAGTCCGGCCGCGAGGCGCTCCTCCTTCGGGATCGCCGCGTGAGTCATCGTTGCCGGCTGCTCGATGAGGCTCTCGACACCGCCCAGTGACTCCGCGAGGGTGAACACCGTGGTCTCCGAGACGGCCGTGCGAGCCTGCTCCAGCGTCCCGTCGAGTTCGAAGCTGAGCATGCCGCCGAAGTCATCCATCTGCTCGCTGGCCAGCTCGTGGTCCGGGTGACTCTCGAGGCCGGGGTAGTAGACACGGTCCACTGCCTCATGGGCCTCGAGCCAGCTTGCGAGTTCCTTCGTGTTCTCGCAGTGCCGGTCCATCCGGACGGGCAGAGTCTTGGTCCCGCGGAGGACGAGGAAGCAGTCAAACGGCGAAGGCGTGGCGCCCACGGAGTTCTGGTAGAAGCCGATCTCTTCGTCGAGTTCCTGGTCGTCGGTGACCAGCGCGCCACCGACCACGTCGGAGTGCCCGCCGAGATATTTGGTGAGCGAGTGGCTCACGATGTCAGCGCCGTATTCAAGTGGGCGCTGGAGTGCGGGCGTCGCGAACGTGTTGTCGACGGCCGAGAGCGCGCTGTACTCATCGGCGATGTCGGTCAGCGCGTCGATGTCGTTGATGTTCATCAGCGGGTTCGTCGGCGTCTCGACCCACAGCAGTTCGGTGTTTTCCTGCATCGCGTCGCGCACCGCATCGTGGTCCGTCGTGTCGACGAAATCGAACTCGAGGTCGTACTTCTCGTAGACCTGCGTGAAGATGCGGTGGGTGCCGCCGTAGACGTCGTCACCGGCAACAACGTGGTCCCCCGCCTCAAGCAGATTGAGGACGGTGTTGATCGAGCCCATGCCGGAGGAGAACGCTCGCCCAAACTGGCCGCCTTCGAGCGCTGCGAGATTGTCTTCCAAGTCAGTTCGCGTCGGGTTGCCCGTCCGGGAGTACTCGTAGCCGGTGTGCTCGCCTGGGGCGTCCTGTTTGTACGTAGAGTTCGCGAAGATGGGCGTCATCAGCGCGCCCGTCTCCTCGTCGGGTTCCTGGCCAGCGTGGATAGCCCGCGTCTCGATACGCTCGTGGTCGTGGGCAGCGTCGTCGGTCATGGCCGATACTGGGAGTGGTGGGGGCGTTATTGTTCCGCTTTCGGCAGGGGGTGTGGAGTATCTCGTCCGTGTGAGCCGGCGGCGCTCGGCGGTCGAGAACGCACCATTTATACGCTGAGCACCAGTAGCCCTCCACAAGACAATGCCGAGCTCCAACGGCCCCTACACTGGAACCCGGAACAAGCTCTCGAACCACCCCCGCGATCGAGGGACCTCGCCGCCCCAGCGCGCCATCGCCGAGTACGACGAGGGGCAGAAAGTTCACCTGACCATCGACCCGTCCGTGCGTGACGGCCAGTTCCACCCGCGCTTCAACGGCCACACCGGCGAAGTGGTTGGCAAGCAGGGCGCTGCGTTCAAGGTCGAAATCAACGACGGCGGCAAGACCAAGATGCTCATCGTCAAGGCGGCCCACCTGCGCGCGCAGGAGGAGTAGGATGACGATATTCAAAGAGAAAGTCAGCGAGGAGTACCTCACCGCCTCCGAGGTAAAGGCGGAGCTGCAGGCGGTCGAAGAGCAGCGCGCGGTCGACGACGACCGCGATCTGCGCTACGAGCTTGCCCGCGCCATCGAGCACGTGAACCGGTTTGCGCTGCTCGGCGCCGAGGAATCCCGCGAGCTTGTGGGCCGGCTGGAGGAAGTGGAACAGGTCAACGAGGCGACCGCCCACAAGATTGCGGACCTGCTCCCGCGTGACCGCGACGAGCTCCGAACCATCTACGCCCAGGAGCGCTACACGCTCTCGGGCGAGGAGCTCGACGAGATTCTCAACATCGTCGCCGAGTACGCCTGACCGCGTTCCGGCGGCTGCTCTCCTGACCCCGGAGCGACGGCGTCACACACCGGGCCACGGCTTAAGTATCACCGCGGCATAGCGTATCCATGACTGATACGGACGGCGAACCCGCGTCGGCAGCCGATGCTGGGGACGACGCCCCCGACGAGCCCGAGGAGTACGCGGTAGTGCTCGACCACCTGCCGTACGGTCGCCCCGACGACGACCGGCCACAGCACCAGAAGCCCGAGATCGCCTACGCGGTCGGCGAGGGCCGGTTCGACCTGTTCGAACTCACACTCACTGACGACGCCGACGTGAGCATCGGCGACCGACTCGTCGTCGCCCCGGAGGCAGACCGCGACGTGGTCAGCCGCTACCGCGAAATCGGCTACGAGGACCTCTCCCGCGGCGCCGAGCAGGAACTCGACTACGTCGTCGAGGAAATTATCGATCGCCACGAACAGCGGTTCCTCGATTACTTCAACGACGCACAGCCGCTCACGCTCCGGCTCCACCAGCTCAACATCCTGCCGGGCATCGGCGAGAAGCTGCGCAACGACATCCTGGACAGCCGGAAGTACGACGGCCCCTTCGAGCGGTTCGAGGAGTTAGAAGAGCGCATCTCCGGGCTCCACGACCCGAAGGGGACCGTCGTCGACCGAATTCTGGAGGAACTGCGTGAGGAAGAAGAGATCAAGTACCGCGCCTTCACCAACGACTGACCCCGACGAACAGTCCAGAGCGCGGGGTTTAACGCCGCCCCGCCGGTAACAGCTTCAAATGACCGCGCCGGAGCCCGCTCGCGACCCCGATGCCCTCATCCGCCGCGCCAAGCGCGGAAACCCGGAGTTCGACCAACACTACCTCGTCGACGACCGTGTTCTGGACCGCCTCACTGGCTACCTCCCCGAGGGCACCGACCGCTCGCACCTGCTCGAAATCGGCGGCGGGACGGGCGCGCTGACGGACCGCCTGCTCGCGGCCGGGGACCATGTGACGGTGGTCGAGCGCGACTCCGATCTCGCTGCATTCCTCCGAAAAGAGTTTGCTGAGGACATCGACGCTGGCAGGCTCGACGTTATCGAAGGCGACGCACTCGACGTCGACCTGCCGGAGTTCACTGCCAGCGTCTCGAACCTCCCATACGGTGTCTCCTCGGAGATCGCGTTCCAACTCCTCCCCGAGAAGAAGCCGCTCGTGCTGATGTTCCAGAAGGAGTTCGCCGAGCGGATGGTCGCCGCGCCCGGCGAGGACGACTACGGCCGGCTCTCGGTCTCGGCCCAGCATTATGCCGATGTGGAGCTGGTCGAGCACGTCCCGAAGGAGGCGTTCGACCCGCAGCCGTCCGTCGAGAGCGCGGTCGTGCGCTGTACCCCACGAGACCCCGACTACGAGGTGGTAGACGAGGCGTTCTTCCTGCGATTCGTGAAGGCGCTGTTCACCCAACGCCGGAAGACGATGCGGAACGCCATTCGGAACACCGGACACATCTCCGGATTGGATGACCCCGATGCCGTCGTCGACTCAGCCGAGGAGCCGCTGATGAGCAAACGTGCGGGCAACGTCACGCCCGCTCAGTTCGCCGAACTGGCCGCGTTGGCCGCCGAAGTCGACCCGGCTGTCGGCGCCGAGTTCGGCGAGGATGGGTAGGTGCCGGGGCATTACCCGCTCAGCGACATGATTCAGGCCATTTTCAGCGGCATCGCGATGCAGTTGCTGGCGACGGCGTTGGCGCTATTGGTGCTCGTCGGCGTGGGCGTCGGCGTTCAGGCACTGGGCCCGCGGTTGAAGCAACGACTCGACAACGCGCTGGTGGAGTCGCTTCAGGCGGGCTTCCTGTCAGTGTTCACGGCCGCCGTGGGACTCTTCCTCATTTCTGTGTGGCGGGCCGGCGGCCTCGTCGAGCGTGGGTTCCGGGAGATCGACCCGGACTCGAGAACCATCGTCGCGGCGGTGCTGAGCATCGCGGTGGCCGCGGCCGCCTACGCGCTCACGCGGGTGACGAAGAACACCATCCGACGGCTCTCCCAGCAACGCGGTGCCATCACCAACCACCAGCAGCAGGTGGGTCACCACCTCGTGCAGCTGTTCGTCTCCGTGCTCGCCGGGCTGGTCGTGCTGGGCATCTGGGGCGTCGATCCCGGCGACCTGCTGCTCGGCGCCGGCGTCGCGACGGTGATGGTCGGGCTGGCGGCACGGCAGACACTTGGCGCCGTCCTCGCGGGCTTCGTCGTGCTGTTCTCTCGCCCGTTCGAACTCGGGGATTGGGTCATCATCAACGACAACGAGGGGGTCGTCACCGACATCAGCATCGTCAACACCCAAATCCGGACGTTCGACGAGGAGTACGTGATGATTCCGAACGACCTCGTCACCGACACGGAGGTGACCAACCGCTCGCGGAAGGGTCGGCTCCGGTTGGAGACCGACGTGGGCGTCGATTACGACACCGAGATCGCTCGGGCCCGTGAGATTGCGACGGACGCGATGGCCGAGACCGACACGCCGATGGAGCGCCCGGACCCCCACGTCGTGCTCTCGGAGTTCGGCGGCTCGAGCGTGGTGCTCCGCCTGCGCTACTACATCGACACCCCCAGCGCCCGCAAGATGTGGAAGGCTCGGACGGAGGTCATCACCGCGGTGAAAGACGCCTTCGCCGAGGAGAACATCAAAATCCCGTTCCCCCAGCGCGAACTCTCTGGGCGGCAGGAGGCCGGAGGACTGACGGTTTCTGGCGTGGGTGCGCGAACGGAGGCAACGGACGAGAACGATGAACGGGTCGAGCGAAACCCTGAATCGGAGGCCGACGAATGACCGGCGGCGAGAGCCTCGCGGAACGCCGCGGTCTCGAGACGAACGTCTATCAGCCCGCAGAGGACTCTGGGCTGCTGGCCGACGCCGCGGTGGAGTTCGCCCGCGGCCGCGTCCTCGAGGTGGGCACCGGCTCAGGCTGGGTCGCCGAGCAGGTGGCCAAGACGGGCGACGCCGAGCGGGTGGTCGTCAGCGACCTGAACCCTCACGCCTGCCGGTCGGCTCAGGAGCGCGGCCTCGAAGCAGTTCGCGGGAACCTGCTCGCCCCCTTTGTGGGGGGCAGCTTCGAGACGGTGCTGTTCAATCCGCCCTACCTCCCGACGGACCCGGACAACGAGTGGGACGACTGGATGGAGCATGCGCTCTCGGGCGGCGAAAGCGGGCGAGAGCTCATCGTGCCGTTCCTCGAGGACCTGGAGCGGGTGCTCGCGACGGGCGGGCAGGCGCTGTTGCTCGTCTCCTCGCTGACGGGCTACGATGAGGTCGTGGACCTGATTGGGCAGGCGGGGTTCACGCACGAAGAAGTCCGGCAGGAGTCCTACCCGTTCGAGACGCTCTCAATCTTGCGGCTGACAGAGTTCCGGCTCTGTAGGTAGCGGCGTCGCTCAGGGAGTGAGGAATGTTGCGAGGGAAGAGCGCTCCGTGGAGCGTCTTCCTGCATGTCCGGCGCGTGGTTGCACACCGTACCTCGGCGGCATCGCCGCTTCGGTATCGAGGCCGGTCGGCCTCGGGCCATGCGAGGGAAGGGATTTGAACCACGGTCGCAGCAAGCTGCTCCCTGATTCAAACCCTTCGTGTGCATCTTCCGTCGCGTTCCCCGCGCCGATGCGGTGTGAGTGACGGGATTTGAACCACGGTCGCAGCAAGCTGCTCCCTGATTCAAACCCTTCGTGTGCATCTTCCGTCGCGTTCCCCGCGCCGATGCGATGTGAGTGACGGGATTTGAACCACGGTCGCAGCAAGCTGCTCCCTGATTCAAACCCTTCGTGTGCATCTTCCGTCGCGCTGCGCACGCCGATGCGATGCAAGTGACAGGATTGGAACCCTTGGACCACCGGAAGGAACAGATCGAGGCCAGTCATTCTCTCTAATCGTCATTGCCACTCTTCGTGAGTGAGGAATGTTGCGAGGGAAGAGCGCTCTGTGGAGCGTCTTCCTGCATGTCCGGCGCGTGGTTGCACACCGTACCTCGGCGGCGTCGCCTCGGTATCGAGGCCGGTCGGCCTCGGGCCATGCGAGGGAAGGGATTTGAACCCTTGGACCTCTACAGGAGCGGATCTTGAGTCCGCCGCGTTTTCCAGGCTTTGCTACCCTCGCACGCATCCCCTCGAAATCACCGGGCAGAGTTGAACCCACCGGTTCGGTCACCGCTACTTTCACGCCAATCGCGCCCGTCTGTTCAGGAAATGGACGACCACACCCGCGACCCCGGCGTCGCACCGCCGCTGGGGAACCCGACCGGGTGGCGCGCCGACCGCCGCTGGGAGCACGCCACCCTCCGGCGCGCGGTCGAACACGGTATCAGGCTCTACAACGCCGACGCGTTCCACGAGTCCCACGACTGCTTCGAGGTGGAGTGGTACAACTACGGAAGCGGCACGACCGAGAGCGCGTTTCTCCACGGAATGGTACAGGTTGCTGCGGGGGCGTACAAGCGGTTCGACTTCGAGAACGACGACGGAATGTGCAGCCTCTTTGAGACCGCCCTCCAGTATCTGAACGGCGTCCCGGAGGATTTTTACGGCGTCGATGTCGCCGACGTGCGGCGGACACTCCAGGCCGCCCTCGACGAGCCATCTGCTATCGACGACTGGCAGCTCACCCTCGATGACCACCAACCCGAGGCGTACCCTGCCGACTACGAGTACGCGGAGGGACTCGGTTGATTCCGCCCGAGCGAGTCGCTGCCGCGGAGGATGCAAAACGGCGCGTGCTGGCGACGGCCACGGAGACACGCTTCGGTACGTTCGTCCACGACGCAACCCACGAGCGGCGCATCGCGGCCACGCAGTTGCTCGATGCCGAACTGCCGAGCCACACCGGCCAGAGCCCCTCACGCCAATCGCCCGAAGGGGCAGGTATCACCGGGGATACGACCGTCCAAGCGCTGCTGGAACGGCTCGACTCACTCTACGAGCGACTCGGGTTCGACCACCGCGTGGTCTCGGGTGTCGGTCAGGAGACCTTCGCCAGGCTCGCGCCCGCACTGACGGACCGGGGCTACGAGCGGGAACGCTACTGGGCACTCGTCCCGCACCGCCACGAGCCCAGTGGACAGCATGAGGAGCTCCGAATCGAGGCGAACCCACACGGGAGTGAGGATGCCAATGCGGTCCACGAGGCGGTCGGTCGGGACCCCGGTGCTGTCTCCTCCGCCGCCGACGTGGCCCATGCGCTCGACGGCACGGAGTTGGTCGGCTACCGGGGAGGCAAGCCAGTGAGTGTCGCAGGATGGTACGTTCACGGTGACGGCGCGGACGCCGTTGCACGGTACACCCACGTCGGAACCCACCCTGATGTCTCGGGTGAGGGCGTGGGGACCGCGATGCTCAGCGCCGTCGTCGAGTAGTGTCCGCTTCCGCAAAACCGCCAGGTCGTCTGTGCAACTGAGGCCAACACAGGCTTCTACGAGAGGCAGGGGTTCACCCGGAACAATCACCTCTGGCGGTTCGCGAAACTCCCCTGAGCCGCCCCACTCGGGTCGGCACCCACAGCCCCGACCCGCAGGCACTTTGTCCTGCCCCGTCTCAGTCTGGGTATGCACGACCGCGATCTTCTCTTCGCCCTCTCGGCCGCACAGGGCCCCGTCGGCTACGAGGACGAGCCCCGAACCGTCGTTCGCGAGGCCCTGGAGCCGGCCGTTGACCGTCTCGAGACCGACGCAATGGGCAACGTCATCGGCACCGTGGAGGGACCCTCCACGAGCAGCCGGACGCAGTCCGGCGATACCGTCGAGGGAAGTTCGGACCGCGAAGTCGTCGTCGCCGCCCACATGGACGAAATCGGCTTCATGGTGACCCGGATCACCGACGACGGCTTCCTCCAACTCGACTCCCTCGGCGGGTGGAACGCCCAAATCCTGCGGGCCCAGCCCGTCACCGTCCACACGGCGGACGGAACCCTCCCGGGCGTCATCGGCGCCGAACCCGCACACACCCGCGACGAAGACGACCTTGAGGATATCGACGACCTCGCGGTCGACCTCGGCCTCGACGGTGACGACGCAGCAGAGCGAGTCAGCGTCGGCGACGTAGTCACGCTCGATACCCAGCCCCGTGAGCTCGGAAACTGCGTGACCGGGAAGGCGCTGGACGACCGAGCAGGCGTCTACGCGATGATCGCGGCCGCTCGCGAGGCCGAGCCTGACGCGACAGTCCACTACTGTGCGACCGTCCAAGAGGAGGTCGGCCTGCGCGGCGCACGTGCCATCGCCACGGGCGAGGAGTTCGACCCCGACCTCGTCATCGCGCTGGACGGCACGCTCGAGCGGAGCGTTCCCGGCGTGGCCCCGGAGGACCGGATCACCACGCTCGGTGACGGCGTCGGCATCAAACGCAAAGACGCCTCCGTCATTCCGAGCCCGGACGTGGTGGCGTGGCTAACCGCCATTGCCGAGGACAAGGGAATCGAGCACCAGCGCGAGGTGGCCTGGAACATCGGCACCGACACCGGGTCACTCCAGTTCGAGGGGGGCGCCGTCGCCTCGGGAGCACTGTCGGTCCCAGTTCGCTACCACCACTCTCCGGTTGAGACGGCCCACCGAGAGGACCTGAACGCCACGGTCGACCTGCTGGCGGCCGCAGTGTCTCGAACGGCAGAGTTCTCGACGTAAGCCCCGGACGGCGCGCCAGGCGAATGCCGATTGCTTCTTCAGCACCCACCGTCTCTCACGGAGTATGCAGATTCATCAGTTGGGTGAGGGCCAGCCTGAGCTGGCCATTGTCGCCGGGATCCACGGCGACGAGCCTTGCGGCGTCCGGGCAGTCGAGCGCATTCTGGAGGAAGCACCCGAGGTCAAGCGGCCGGTGAAGTTCATCATCGCCAACGAGGAAGCGCTGGCGGCTGGCGAGCGGTTCCTCGAGGAGGACCTCAACCGCGCGTTCCCGGGCGATCCTGACGGTACCCACGAATCGCGGCTCGCCCACGACCTCGCGCGGGAGGTCCAGGGCTGTACCGTCCTGGCACTCCACTCGACGCAGTCCTACGCCGAGCCAATCGTGGTTATCGACACCGTCGACGAGATTGCGCGCTCGCTCGCGCCGCGACTCCCCGCCGAGGTACTCATCGAGACCGACGAACACACCGACGGCCGGCTCATCGAGCACGCCCACACCATCGAGGTGGAGTGTGGGCTCCAGGGCAGCGAGCAGGCCGCTGAGAACGCCTACTGGCTGGTGCAGGCGTTCCTCTCGGCCTCGAACGTGCTGGCGGCGCCGACCTCCGACGAGCGGCTGGCGGCGCCCGAACGGAGCGAGGTCCGTGTGTTCCGGCTGGATGGCCCCATTCCCAAACCGCCGGGCCGGGAGTACGAGGTGGTCGTCCCGAACTTCGAGAAGGTGGGGGCCGGCGAACGGTTCGCCGTCGCCGACGGGAACGCGCTGACAGCCAACGAGCCGTTCTACCCGGTGTTGCTCTCCGCAGATGGGTACGACGACATCTTCGGCTACGCCGCGACGACAGCTGGCAGCCTGGATTGAGATCCTCCCCGCCGTCCCGGCGCTGTCGACGGTTCGGTACGTTTATCTCCGGCAGCGGACTCTTCCCGTGCATGAGTGGACGCCCGCTCGACGTTCTCGAAGAGTCGCTCGAAGAGCCCGTGACGGTTCACCTGAAAGACGGTGACGCCTTCTACGGAACGCTCTCGGGCTACGACCAGCATATGAACGTCGTGCTCGAAGCCGCCGACGCCACCGATGCCACCGACGCCGAGCTCGACCAGCTCGACGTTGAGGAAGTGGACAACACAACGATTATCCGTGGCGACAACGTCATTTCGATAACTCTATGACCGGCGCAGGAACGCCCAGCCAGGGGAAGAAGAACAACACGACGCACACGAAGTGCCGTCGCTGCGGCGAGAAATCCTACCACACCAAGAAAAAGGAGTGCTCGTCGTGCGGCTTCGGGAAGTCGTCGAAACAGCGCAGCTACTCGTGGCAGTCGAAGAACGGCGACCACTAAGCTCTCTCTGCGGCCGCTTCTGTCTTCGTGAGCGACGCGGGTGCGTCGCCGACACAATTGACTCGGGAGCGCTCGCTCTGTGCGGCAACGCAGCCTGTTGCACGAACGTGTATCAAAGAGCTGTGTTGAACTCGAGATAGCGCACGATAGCGAGGATTTTTAGTCGTCCGAGTCGGAGACGCAGGTATGGATACGGGTCCGGCCGAGGGGCCGACCGGCAGCGCCGGGATGACGGAGAAATGCGGCGTCGTCGGCGTCGCCCTCGAAGATCGCGGGGCCGCACACCCCTGTTACTACGGGCTCTACGCGCTCCAGCACCGCGGCCAGGAGTCCGCGGGCATCGTCACCCACGACGGGTTCCAGCAGCACGACCACGTCGAGATGGGACTGGTGGGTGAGGCGTTCGACGAGGCGGACATCGAGGCGCTCCAGGGTTCGACCGGCGTCGGCCACGTTCGCTACCCCACCGCGGGCAGCGTCGACAAGGCCTGTGCCCAGCCGTTCACGGTCTCCTTCCGATCTGGCTCGCTCGCGCTGTCCCACAACGGGAACCTCGTGAACGCAAACGAGATTCGCGACGAACTCGCCGCCGAGGGCCACGCGTTCACCTCCGACGGCGACACCGAAGTCATCGCCCACGACCTCGCGCGCAACCTCCTCGACGCCGATCTCGTTCGGGCTGTCAAGCGGACGATGGAGCGCATCCACGGCTCCTACGCACTGACGGTGATGCACGACGAGACCGTTCTCGGCGTCCGGGACCCGCAAGGCAATCGTCCGCTCTGTCTCGGGAAACTGGACGACGGCTACGTGCTGGCATCCGAATCGGCGGCCATCGACACGCTCGGCGGCGAGCTCATCCGGGACGTGAAGCCGGGCGAACTCGTCCTGCTCGAACCCGATGGCTCGGGCTACGACAGCTACCAGCTGATCGAGCAACCCAACACTGCTCACTGTTTCTTCGAACACGTCTACTTCGCGCGGCCGGACTCGGTCATCGACGACTCACTGGTCTACGACACTCGGCGTGGGCTGGGCGCGCGGCTCTGGGAAGAGTCCGGTGTCGAGAGCGACGTGGTGATGCCGGTCCCCGACTCCGGTCGAGCGTTCGCCGCGGGCTACGCCGACGCCGCCGCGGCGGACCTCGGCGACGCGCCGGAATTCGCGGAGGGGCTGATGAAGAACCGCTACGTCGGCCGCACGTTCATCATGCCGAGTCAGGACCAGCGCGAGCAGGCGGTCCGGCTCAAGCTCAACCCCATCCGCTCGACGGTCGAGGGCAAATCAGTCACCCTCATCGACGACAGCATCGTCCGGGGAACGACCTCGACGCAGCTGGTCGCGCTGCTGAAGGAAGCCGGCGCCGAAGAAGTCCACCTGCGAATCGGGGCACCCCCCATCATCGCGCCCTGCTACATGGGCATCGACATGGCGTCCAGAGAGGAGCTCATCGCCGCCGGCGGCGATTCCGAAGCCGTTCGCGCGGCCGTCAACGCCGACTCGCTTTCGTACCTGAGCGTGGACGGCGTGGCGGAGGTGCTGGGCGAGTCCCGCACAGACCTCTGTCTGGGCTGTGTGACTGGGGAGTACCCCTACGACATCGACGGGGAGACAGCCGACCGCGAGGTCAAGCGCCCCGATATCGACGGGGCATTGGCCGACGACTGACCTGGAAGAAGTTTTTCAGAGCCAGCCAACGTCGAGCTATGCATCGATGCTCGCCGACGCCGGCGATGACGACACGACAGGAACGGCTGGCGGGAGCGGACTCAAACGACCACGTAGATGAGTAGATAGACCACGACGCCGAGCGCGAACGAGATCGCCCAGAGCGGCGCCGCAATTCGGCCCACGCGGCGGTGGTTCGTCAACGGAATGTCGGCGACGGGGTGGCTCCACGCGAGCAGGAGCGTGTAGAACAGCAGCGGGACACAGACCACCGCGAGCGTGATGTGGACTCCGAGAATCGCGTTGTAGGCCGTCTCCAGGGCCCTCGTCGCGGGGAACGGCGTCGGCCCGATGAGCGCGACACGGTAGAGATAGCCCACGAGGAACACCGCGAAGAGGCCGAACGCCGAGCCCATGAGCTTTCGGTGGCGTTCGACGTTCCCCTCGCGGATGGCGCGAACGCCGACGATGATGACGACGAGGGCGACCAGACTAACGACTGCGTTGAGGTGTGGGATTGCGTCGACGACGAAATCGGGTGCGCGTGGCAGCAGCGCCGCCGGAATCACGCGGAGCGCCGCGGCGAAAACGAGTGTGAGCGACACCACAGAGAGCGCCGCCGCCGTCGCGAGGACGTGTTCACGGACGCGGGCACGGAGCGTCATGGGCGGTTCTGGGACCCGCCTGAGGTTAAACGCCGGGTGTCGCGGCCTGGAAGCGCCGCCGCCGGGACCGTGCGAGGGCGCCGACCCAGTGGAGGCGAAAGGCAAGGGTTTTACTGAACCCGCCGGTACGATACTCTGCAGAGAGCCAGCGTGCGTGGGTAGCCAAGCTAGGCCAACGGCGCAGCGTTGAGGGCGCTGTCCTGTAGAGGTCCGCCGGTTCAAATCCGGTCCCACGCACTGTATCCGAGACGGCATCGCCGTCAAGGGACGCGGGGCAACCACCTCGTGACACAGTGCGGGTGCTCGTCCACTGGACAGCACCCACGCATATCCTTCCGACCGCCACACTCCGAGCGTTCGCTCTGTGTTGTCGAGTCGTTCCGAGAGAGCGGCAGCGCTACGCAATTAGGTCATCGCTGACCACCAGCACAGTAAGCAGGCGTCAGCAAGCGCCTCGGTTCACGCGTCAGCGTCGAAAGAAAACGGAACTGGAGTGTGTCGAGAGACGGGTTGGCTGCCGTTCAGCCGAGTCGTCTGTTCGATGCGACTCGACGTTCAGCCGAGTCGTCTGTTCGATGCGACTCGACGTTCAGCCGAGTCGTCTGTTCGATGCGACTCGACGTTCAGCCGAGTCGTCTGTTCGATGCGACTCGACGTTCAGCCGAAGAGTTCGCCGAGGCCTTCCCCGGACTCCTCTTCGTCTTCGTCTTCGTCGTCGTCATCCTCGTCAGCGGCCTCCGCCTCGTCGGCGGATTCCTCGCCGCCTTCGTCCTCGTCACCACCATCGTCAGCGCCACCGGCGGCGCCGCCGGCAGCCCCACCGCCCGCGGCGGGCGCAGCGGCAGCCGTCTCGATAGCGTCCTCGATGTCGACGTCCTCCAGCGCGGCGACAAGCGCCTTAACGCGGGACTGCTCGACGTCGACCCCGGCCGCTTCGAGCACGGCCGTGATGTTCTCCTCGTTGATCTCCTCGCCCGATTCGTTCAGCGTGAGTGCAGCGTAAACGTATTCCATTGTAAGTTACCCGAACATGGCGCCGAGACCATCGCCTGCGTCGTCGCCATCGTCGTCGGAGTCGTCGGAGTCGTCCTCCGGCTCCGCAGCGTCGGCGTCGGCGTCGGCATCCTCGGCGGCCGAATCTTCTTCGTCGTCCTGTGCGTCG is a window of halophilic archaeon DL31 DNA encoding:
- a CDS encoding Cystathionine gamma-lyase (KEGG: hbo:Hbor_12180 cystathionine gamma-lyase~PFAM: Cys/Met metabolism, pyridoxal phosphate-dependent enzyme), with the translated sequence MTDDAAHDHERIETRAIHAGQEPDEETGALMTPIFANSTYKQDAPGEHTGYEYSRTGNPTRTDLEDNLAALEGGQFGRAFSSGMGSINTVLNLLEAGDHVVAGDDVYGGTHRIFTQVYEKYDLEFDFVDTTDHDAVRDAMQENTELLWVETPTNPLMNINDIDALTDIADEYSALSAVDNTFATPALQRPLEYGADIVSHSLTKYLGGHSDVVGGALVTDDQELDEEIGFYQNSVGATPSPFDCFLVLRGTKTLPVRMDRHCENTKELASWLEAHEAVDRVYYPGLESHPDHELASEQMDDFGGMLSFELDGTLEQARTAVSETTVFTLAESLGGVESLIEQPATMTHAAIPKEERLAAGLTDGLIRVSVGIEHIDDMKADLQAAFDEAL
- a CDS encoding 50S ribosomal protein L21e (KEGG: hbo:Hbor_12170 LSU ribosomal protein l21e~HAMAP: 50S ribosomal protein L21e~PFAM: Ribosomal protein L21e) — its product is MPSSNGPYTGTRNKLSNHPRDRGTSPPQRAIAEYDEGQKVHLTIDPSVRDGQFHPRFNGHTGEVVGKQGAAFKVEINDGGKTKMLIVKAAHLRAQEE
- a CDS encoding RNA polymerase Rpb4 (PFAM: RNA polymerase II, Rpb4~KEGG: hje:HacjB3_08615 RNA polymerase RPB4) — translated: MTIFKEKVSEEYLTASEVKAELQAVEEQRAVDDDRDLRYELARAIEHVNRFALLGAEESRELVGRLEEVEQVNEATAHKIADLLPRDRDELRTIYAQERYTLSGEELDEILNIVAEYA
- a CDS encoding protein of unknown function DUF655 (PFAM: Protein of unknown function DUF655~KEGG: hbo:Hbor_12150 RNA-binding protein), which gives rise to MTDTDGEPASAADAGDDAPDEPEEYAVVLDHLPYGRPDDDRPQHQKPEIAYAVGEGRFDLFELTLTDDADVSIGDRLVVAPEADRDVVSRYREIGYEDLSRGAEQELDYVVEEIIDRHEQRFLDYFNDAQPLTLRLHQLNILPGIGEKLRNDILDSRKYDGPFERFEELEERISGLHDPKGTVVDRILEELREEEEIKYRAFTND
- a CDS encoding Ribosomal RNA small subunit methyltransferase A (SMART: Ribosomal RNA adenine methylase transferase, N-terminal~TIGRFAM: Ribosomal RNA adenine dimethylase~KEGG: hla:Hlac_2104 dimethyladenosine transferase~HAMAP: Ribosomal RNA adenine dimethylase~PFAM: Ribosomal RNA adenine methylase transferase); this encodes MTAPEPARDPDALIRRAKRGNPEFDQHYLVDDRVLDRLTGYLPEGTDRSHLLEIGGGTGALTDRLLAAGDHVTVVERDSDLAAFLRKEFAEDIDAGRLDVIEGDALDVDLPEFTASVSNLPYGVSSEIAFQLLPEKKPLVLMFQKEFAERMVAAPGEDDYGRLSVSAQHYADVELVEHVPKEAFDPQPSVESAVVRCTPRDPDYEVVDEAFFLRFVKALFTQRRKTMRNAIRNTGHISGLDDPDAVVDSAEEPLMSKRAGNVTPAQFAELAALAAEVDPAVGAEFGEDG
- a CDS encoding MscS Mechanosensitive ion channel (PFAM: Mechanosensitive ion channel MscS~KEGG: nph:NP3676A mechanosensitive channel), coding for MIQAIFSGIAMQLLATALALLVLVGVGVGVQALGPRLKQRLDNALVESLQAGFLSVFTAAVGLFLISVWRAGGLVERGFREIDPDSRTIVAAVLSIAVAAAAYALTRVTKNTIRRLSQQRGAITNHQQQVGHHLVQLFVSVLAGLVVLGIWGVDPGDLLLGAGVATVMVGLAARQTLGAVLAGFVVLFSRPFELGDWVIINDNEGVVTDISIVNTQIRTFDEEYVMIPNDLVTDTEVTNRSRKGRLRLETDVGVDYDTEIARAREIATDAMAETDTPMERPDPHVVLSEFGGSSVVLRLRYYIDTPSARKMWKARTEVITAVKDAFAEENIKIPFPQRELSGRQEAGGLTVSGVGARTEATDENDERVERNPESEADE